The following are encoded together in the Capsulimonas corticalis genome:
- a CDS encoding cytochrome C assembly family protein, which yields MPSGTEGFLLVGAALAYLIASVSYGAHLMLRKIALAQAGRYAAILAVACHTIAIGVHCAVTRQTPFTTPAETLSASAWTVALVYLLLEFLVKPKPYALGALALPASFLCLFAGAVLHQSRRTAAPGAVAPELDSRLISLHVIAILFAFSLLVLAFGCALLYLIQHRRLKRKHIGGLFGKLPPLTTLETQAFTLVAFAFPLLTVGLVSGVIRAAAGGLGASWVADPKILASTVTWLVYGVYLGLHSVAHWRGPRANYILIGGLLAALATYFMPTTAHRFG from the coding sequence ATGCCTAGCGGGACGGAAGGCTTTCTGCTGGTCGGGGCCGCGCTTGCGTATTTGATCGCCTCCGTGAGCTACGGCGCGCATTTGATGCTGCGCAAGATCGCGCTCGCGCAGGCTGGCCGGTACGCCGCCATCCTCGCGGTCGCCTGCCACACCATCGCCATCGGCGTCCACTGCGCCGTCACGCGCCAGACCCCGTTCACCACGCCCGCTGAAACCCTGTCCGCCTCCGCCTGGACCGTGGCGCTCGTTTACCTCCTGCTGGAGTTTCTCGTCAAACCCAAGCCCTATGCGCTGGGCGCCCTGGCGCTGCCCGCCTCGTTTCTGTGTCTCTTCGCCGGCGCCGTCCTGCACCAATCCCGGCGAACCGCCGCGCCCGGCGCCGTAGCGCCCGAACTGGACTCGCGGCTGATCAGTCTGCACGTAATCGCCATCCTCTTCGCCTTCAGCCTGCTCGTGCTCGCCTTTGGTTGCGCCCTTTTGTACTTGATTCAGCATCGCCGCCTGAAGCGCAAGCATATCGGCGGCCTGTTCGGCAAACTCCCGCCGCTCACGACGCTGGAAACGCAGGCGTTCACCCTGGTCGCCTTCGCGTTCCCCTTGCTGACGGTAGGCCTGGTCTCCGGCGTCATCCGCGCCGCCGCCGGCGGCCTGGGCGCCTCCTGGGTCGCCGACCCCAAGATCCTGGCCTCCACCGTCACCTGGCTCGTCTACGGCGTCTATCTCGGCCTGCACAGCGTCGCCCACTGGCGCGGCCCGCGCGCCAATTACATTCTCATCGGCGGCCTGCTCGCCGCCCTCGCCACCTACTTCATGCCGACGACAGCGCATCGGTTTGGGTAG
- the ftsY gene encoding signal recognition particle-docking protein FtsY, producing the protein MFKRGLFKTLFQKVDQLVTGRGRIDEELFEELEEALIGSDLNIHTTIRVMEELRNAVRDERLKDGQDVKERLKTFLTSALVSGEGASPLAVSPQAPTVYLVVGVNGVGKTTTIAKLAYKLKREGNKVIVAAADTFRAAAVDQLALWGERIGVDVVKGREGADPSAVVFDAMQAAVSRKADYLIIDTAGRLHNKVNLMEELKKINRIVMRDRNNRPADETLLVLDATTGQNAVNQAKEFKAAVNITGLVLAKLDGTARGGIVITIKDELGVPIKLVGTGEKPEDLEVFDPSAFVEALFEE; encoded by the coding sequence ATGTTCAAACGCGGACTCTTCAAAACACTTTTCCAAAAAGTCGATCAGCTTGTCACCGGCCGGGGCCGGATCGATGAGGAGCTCTTTGAGGAGCTGGAGGAGGCGCTGATCGGGTCGGATCTGAATATCCATACCACGATCCGTGTCATGGAGGAGCTGCGCAACGCGGTTCGCGATGAGCGGCTCAAGGACGGGCAGGATGTCAAGGAGCGTCTGAAGACGTTTTTGACGTCGGCGCTGGTCTCGGGGGAGGGCGCGTCGCCGCTGGCGGTTTCGCCGCAGGCGCCGACGGTGTATCTGGTGGTCGGCGTCAACGGCGTCGGCAAGACGACCACCATCGCGAAGCTGGCTTATAAGCTCAAGCGCGAGGGGAACAAAGTGATCGTCGCGGCGGCGGACACGTTCCGCGCGGCGGCGGTGGATCAGCTGGCGCTCTGGGGCGAGCGGATCGGCGTGGACGTAGTCAAAGGGCGCGAGGGCGCGGACCCGAGCGCCGTGGTCTTTGACGCCATGCAGGCGGCGGTGAGCCGCAAGGCGGACTATCTCATCATCGACACGGCGGGACGGCTCCACAACAAGGTCAACTTGATGGAGGAGCTCAAGAAGATCAATCGGATCGTCATGCGCGACCGGAACAATCGGCCCGCCGACGAAACCCTGCTGGTGCTCGACGCCACCACCGGGCAGAACGCGGTCAATCAGGCGAAAGAGTTTAAGGCGGCGGTCAATATCACGGGATTGGTCCTGGCGAAGCTGGACGGCACCGCGCGCGGCGGCATCGTCATCACGATCAAGGATGAGCTGGGAGTGCCGATCAAACTGGTCGGGACCGGGGAAAAACCAGAAGATCTGGAAGTCTTTGACCCGTCGGCGTTTGTCGAAGCGCTGTTCGAAGAATGA
- a CDS encoding WD40 repeat domain-containing protein, translated as MKSRIAANFAITFERRSFWTAAIGFFLLGSALAAGRADTALTIKPTHVFTGHTDEVTAVAFAPGGARFASGSKDNTVRLWEISTGEELETYQGHTRPVTSLAYSRKDNLLLSGSMDGTIRVWDLDSDDLPRIFIGAGDPVMDIAMSADGTHVLAASHGFQDWSIDEGVIKQSYSANGADLLSICYTPDYKQALTGGGDGAARLWNLNPEKESLRFSGHPDGVRRARISPDGKIAATCCWGDNFVRLWDLTTGKETLRLMGDADAVACLAFSPDGKTLLTAGGKIASDLKSLDPNAENVAVIDVWSVATGKITARLAGHSGYVDAVAFSTDGKRVISGGSDKAVRLWTLPQPPSKGAPRRTADAAE; from the coding sequence ATGAAATCACGCATCGCCGCGAATTTCGCGATTACGTTTGAACGGCGGTCTTTCTGGACCGCAGCCATCGGTTTTTTTCTTTTGGGAAGCGCGCTGGCCGCCGGCCGCGCCGACACCGCTCTGACCATCAAACCGACCCATGTGTTCACCGGACACACGGACGAAGTCACGGCGGTCGCGTTCGCGCCGGGCGGCGCGCGCTTCGCGTCCGGCTCCAAGGATAACACCGTCCGGCTGTGGGAGATCTCCACGGGTGAGGAGCTGGAGACCTATCAAGGGCATACGCGCCCCGTCACCAGTCTGGCTTATTCGCGCAAGGATAACCTTCTGCTCTCGGGCAGCATGGACGGGACGATCCGGGTCTGGGACCTGGACAGCGACGACCTGCCGCGCATCTTTATCGGCGCGGGCGACCCCGTGATGGATATCGCCATGTCCGCCGATGGAACGCACGTCCTCGCCGCCTCGCACGGTTTTCAAGACTGGAGCATCGACGAAGGCGTGATCAAGCAGTCGTATTCGGCGAACGGCGCCGATCTCCTGAGCATCTGCTATACGCCCGACTATAAGCAGGCCCTGACCGGCGGCGGGGACGGGGCCGCGCGGCTCTGGAACCTCAATCCCGAGAAAGAATCCCTGCGCTTCAGCGGTCACCCGGACGGCGTCCGCCGCGCGCGCATCTCCCCCGATGGGAAGATCGCGGCCACCTGCTGCTGGGGCGACAACTTCGTGCGCCTCTGGGACCTGACGACCGGCAAGGAAACGCTGCGGCTGATGGGCGACGCCGACGCCGTCGCCTGCCTCGCCTTTTCCCCGGACGGCAAAACCCTCCTCACCGCCGGCGGCAAGATTGCCTCCGATTTGAAATCGCTGGATCCCAATGCGGAAAATGTCGCGGTGATCGATGTGTGGAGCGTCGCCACCGGCAAGATCACCGCGCGCCTTGCGGGCCATTCCGGCTACGTGGACGCGGTCGCATTCTCCACCGACGGCAAGCGCGTCATTTCCGGCGGTTCGGACAAAGCCGTTCGTCTCTGGACCCTTCCCCAGCCACCCAGCAAAGGCGCCCCGCGCCGGACCGCCGACGCGGCCGAATAG